One segment of Panicum virgatum strain AP13 chromosome 1K, P.virgatum_v5, whole genome shotgun sequence DNA contains the following:
- the LOC120648226 gene encoding mediator of RNA polymerase II transcription subunit 11-like, whose protein sequence is MIPQSQSSSLQRLHHVEKRIVRVLELAGAVMEELGNSQGPRTDAVGAHCREFMLAMKEIQTTLREEIKSACEYRPFEKCDYSARIANEICCKKLEYVIEKLDIVQQNLEQSNDDV, encoded by the exons ATGATTCCGCAGAGCCAGAGCAGCTCCCTGCAGCGCCTCCACCACGTAGAGAAA CGGATTGTGCGGGTGCTGGAGCTTGCGGGGGCGGTGATGGAGGAGCTGGGAAACTCTCAGGGTCCGCGCACCGATGCAGTCGGCGCGCACTGCCGCGAGTTCATGCTCGCCATGAAG GAAATTCAAACTACTTTGCGTGAGGAGATCAAGAGTGCTTGTGAATATCGTCCGTTTGAAAAGTGTGATTACAGCGCAAGGATTGCTAATGAGATATGTTGTAAGAAGCTGGAGTATGTAATTGAGAAGTTGGATATTGTGCAACAGAACCTTGAGCAGAGTAATGATGATGTTTAG
- the LOC120648247 gene encoding GDSL esterase/lipase At2g04570-like, with amino-acid sequence MSTLRRSLLPIILLQLHTLSGGPAAAKVPAVIVFGDSTVDTGNNNYISTVIRSDFAPYGRDLRVGGGGGGQPTGRFSNGRLAVDFISEAFGLPPLVPAYLDPNADMSSLATGACFASAGAGYDNATSDLFSVLPLWKELDYFKEYAAKLRSFLGDDKAEETLSEALYIVSMGTNDFLENYYAVPSGRAAQYAAASEYAGYLLGVAEAFARALHALGARKLDLNGLPPMGCLPLERRAATGACTEEYNAAARGFNAGLRDLVARLDSAGADDGGLGGGARVVYGDVYGAVAEVLADPAAHGFEDVGAGCCGATGRFEMGYMCNAASPLTCADAGKYAFWDAIHPTEHLHRFIADRKMNTTLYEFL; translated from the exons ATGTCGACGTTGCGGCGTTCTCTGCTACCGATCATCCTCCTGCAGTTGCACACGCTCtccggcgggccggcggcggcgaaggtccCGGCGGTGATCGTGTTCGGCGACTCGACGGTCGACACGGGCAACAACAACTACATCTCCACGGTCATCAGGAGCGACTTCGCGCCCTACGGCCGCGACCTccgggtgggcggcggcggcggcggccagcccaCCGGCCGGTTCTCCAacggccgcctcgccgtcgactTCATCTCCGAGGCTTTCGGGCTGCCGCCGCTCGTGCCGGCGTACCTGGACCCCAACGCCGACATGAGCAGCCTTGCGACCGGCGCCTGCttcgcctccgccggcgccggctacGACAACGCCACCTCTGATCTTTTC TCCGTCCTGCCGCTGTGGAAGGAGCTTGACTACTTCAAGGAGTACGCCGCCAAGCTCCGGAGCTTCCTGGGTGACGACAAGGCGGAGGAGACGCTGTCGGAGGCGCTCTACATCGTCAGCATGGGCACCAACGACTTCCTGGAGAACTACTACGCCGTGCCGTCGGGCCGCGCGGCGCAGTACGCGGCGGCGTCCGAGTACGCCGGCTACCTGCTCGGCGTCGCGGAGGCTTTCGCGCGCGCGCTGCACGCGCTGGGCGCGCGCAAGCTGGACCTCAACGGGCTCCCGCCGATGGGGTGCCTCCCGCTGGAGCGCCGCGCGGCGACGGGCGCGTGCACCGAGGAGTACAACGCCGCGGCGCGGGGCTTCAACGCGGGGCTCCGGGACCTGGTGGCGCGGCTCgacagcgccggcgccgacgacggcgggctcggcggcggcgccagggtGGTGTACGGCGACGTGTACGGCGCCGTGGCGGAGGTGCTCGCGGACCCGGCGGCGCACGGGTTCGAGGACGTCGGGGCCGGGTGCTGCGGCGCGACGGGGCGGTTCGAGATGGGGTACATGTGCAACGCGGCGAGCCCGCTGACGTGCGCCGACGCCGGCAAGTACGCGTTCTGGGACGCCATCCACCCCACCGAGCACCTCCACCGCTTCATCGCCGACCGGAAAATGAACACCACGCTCTACGAGTTCCTCTAG